The Microbulbifer sp. TB1203 nucleotide sequence AAAAACAAAACGTCATGTTTTCGACGTTTTCACTTTATTGTTCAAAACGATCCCTGCCGAAGATCCTGAGCTTCGTCGAAGGGGAGAGATTGCTTTGCGCAACCGCCGTTATCCCAATACATGGCGGTCAGTGATGCCAATATCGCTTTTGAAAGCTCGTTTTTCTTAGGCATTGTTTTCTCTCTCCAGCCGGTTAAATTATTTAATTGTATTATTTAATTACTTAACCGCTTCATCGCTGTGCCAGCACCTGTCCTTTTCAGTGCCTGGGCGCCGACCATCAGACGCATATAACTTATCTGATAAATCCGACATTACACAAATAAATTGTGAAGGTAAACTCCGTTCGTCTCATCGACATTCGAAAGTCGTTGAAGCGCGCGACAACCCCCTTGAAAAACTCGGCGCTATCGGAAAGAATTCCGTCTGCTTTATATGATAAATATAACTTTTAGCTTGTCTCCCATCACGGTGGGAGGCAGATAAAAGAATAATAAGAGACGGTTTAACAGCGACGAGAGAGAAACCAAGCCGCGGCCTCTACACGAGGATGGCCGCCGAGTATCTGCATTTCGCAGCCCTGCGCGGCAACTGATTTCTGTTACAAAATCGCCGTACGTATTTCCCGTCCTGTTTTCCTATTTTTTTCCTCGTACCACAAAAAGCACTGCCAAATGTCGCCGGGCGTATTCCTGGCGGGTCATTTAAACCGGTGGTTGCTTCACACAAAAACTGCTATCGAGGAACAACAATGACTAACAATATAAGGCACAAATTCGCACAGCGCGGGGAGTTGACAAGAACCCTGGTACTTTTTTCCATCTTGCTGGCTTTCTCGCCCTTCTCCTTTTCACAAAACCTGTTGACCAATCCCGGGTTCGAAAACGGTACCAACGGTTGGACACTGGACGGGGATGCGTCGGCCCAGTTTACCGAGTCCAACGGGCGCAGCGGCAGCCGCTTGACCCACTGGTCGTCGAGCTCTTCTTACACGGCCGAAACTAAACAAACTGTAACCGGGCTCGCGGCGGGAACCTACCGCCTGTCGGCCTACACCGTCGGCGGCGAAACCGCCGGGGCCCAGCTCTGGGCCAATTGCAACGGCCAGAGCTTCTCAACTCCCGTTCCCTCCAGTCCCTGGGGCAGTTGGGCCCAGGTTACCGTTGACAATATCGAGGTGAGCGGCACCAGCTGCGAGGTGGGAATATCCACCGAAAACAGCGAGTGGACCAGCATCGACGATGTGGTCTTTGAGCTGGTGTCCGCCAGCGGCAACACCGAAGTTCTAATCCAGGAAAATGCCGCGGGCTTTTGCAGCGTGGACGGTTCGGTCGACAGCGACCACGACGGCTTCACCGGCAGCGGCTTCGCCAACACCGACAACGCCGCGGGCAACGGCGTCGAGTGGCGTGTCTATGTACCCGCCGGCGGGAGCTATCAACTGGAATGGCGCTACGCGAATGCCCCGGAAAATAACCGTGCGGGCAGTGTGGTGGTCAATGACACCGGTGTAGCCACGGTGGATTTCCCCTCCACCGGCGCTTGGGACAGCTGGTCGGCGGCGACCGCGACCATTTCCCTGAACGCCGGCGAGAACAGCATCCGCCTGGAGGCAATCTCCGGCGAGGGGCTGGGCAATATCGATTCGCTGCTGGTGACCGGCAATAATCCGCAAGCGGTCGACTGTGGCGGTAACCCAGGCAATGGTGACATATTTCGGCCCGACTACATCCTGGGTGCCGATATCACCTGGACTCTCGAACAGGAGTCGATAGGCCGGACTTACCGGGACCAGGGACAGACCAAATCCCTTGAGCGGATACTGGTCGACCACGGCTTCAACTTCATTCGACTGCGTACCTTCGTCTGTCCGGAGTGCCCCGGGGGCTATTTGGATAACCTTTACTCCGGCGCCGGGCCGACAGAAAACTGGGCCGATACCGCGCATACCATTGACATGGCGCAGCGCGTCAAGGCTTGTGGCATGGGGGTCTTTCTCAATTTCCACCTGAGCGATAACTGGGCATCCATCGGCCACCAGGAAAGACCTTCCCAGTGGCAGGGAATGAGCAACGCGCAAATCCGGGCAGCCTCCTACAACTACAGCAAGGGCGTACTCGACCAAATGGTGGCAGCCGGCGTGAAGCCGGACATGGTCCAATGCGGGAACGAAAACAACACGCACGTGGCGGGCTATTCCTATAACGATTGGGCTGGCTTCTCCGGTGTGATGAACTCCTGTCTCCAGGCGGTGAGGGACACCGATCCCGACATCATCACTGTGGTTCAACATGGTCGACCGCGCCCGGACGGTGACTTTCCTTTCTGGGTGGACAGAATATTTGGCAGCAATCCACCTATCGATGCGGACGTGGTGTGCGGCTCGACTTACGGAACCACCAACAACGGCGGAGACTGGTGGGATATGTTCAACTACGTCATCGATACCACGGGTAAACCGGTGATGAGTTGCGAATACACCAACCAACGCCGGGATCTCGTCAACAACACCTTCCTGAACCTGCCGAACGACATGGGTTGGGGCTCCTTTATCTGGGAGCCGACGGCCTATGGCGACAGCAGGCCATTCAGCTTCAGTAACGGCGTCTACTCCACCAACTCGGCCATGGACGAGTATGCGCGCATTGCTCAGGAAGCTGGCCTTCCCGTGCCTTCAAAACCCGCGTCGCAGCTGCAGGGAACCACCTGTCAGTAAGTTGGCGTACCAATGAGTGAGCCCGCGCAAGCGGGCTTACTGCTCACTCGTCACCCGCTCCGTCAGAAAACGGTGCGGCATCCAAGCGGGTTCGTTGGATGTTTTGATTAATACGGGATACAACCATGATTCACAATATAAAGCACAGGCTCGTGCAGAGCTGGAAGCTGGCAGGATCCCTGGTACTTTTTTCCACCTTGCTGGCTTTCTCCTCCTATTCTTTTTCACAAAACCTGTTGACCAATCCCGGCTTCGAAAGCGGTACCAGTGGTTGGACGCTGGACGGGGACGCGTCGGCCCAGTTTACCGAGTCCAGCGGGCGCAGTGGCAACCGCTTAACCCACTGGTCGTCGAGTTCTTCTTACTCGGCCGAGACCAAACAGACGGTAACCGGACTGGCGGCGGGGACCTACCGCCTGTCCGCCTACACCGTCGGCGGCGAAACCGCCGGGGCCTGGCTCTGGGCGTACTGCGGCGGCCAAAATTTCTCAACCCCCATTCCCTCCAGTCCCTGGGGCAGTTGGGCCCAGGTTGTCGTTGACAATATCCTGGTGAGCGGCGGCAGTTGCGAACTGGGAATAACGACCGAAAACAGCGAGTGGAGCAGCTTCGACGATGTGGTTTTTGAATGGGTGTCCGGCGGTGGCCCCGGCGAGCTTGTGATCGAGGAAGCCACTGGCTTCTGTAGTGTGGACGGCTCGGTCGACAGCAACCACTCAGGCTACAACGGCAGAGGCTTCGCCAACACCGACAACGCCGCGGGCAACGGCGTCGAGTGGCGTGTTCAAGTGCCCGCGGGCGGGAGCTATGAGCTGGAATGGCGCTACGCCAACGCCTCGGACAACAACCGTGCGGGCAGTGTTGTGGTCAATGGCAACAGTGTAGCGACGGTGGATTTCCCCTCCACCGGCGCCTGGGAGACCTGGGCGGTGGCGACTGCGACCATTTCTCTGGATGCCGGCGAGAACACCATCCGCCTGGAGGCAATTTCCGGCGAGGGACTGGGTAACATCGATTCGTTAAGCGTGACCGGCGACAGTCCGCAGGCGATCGGCTGCGGAAACAATTCCGGTGACTGTGGTGAAGGTAATCCCGATTCGCAGTTTTCCTGCAGCGGTGATCCAGCGGTATGTCTTTTGGGTGGTGGTGTTGGAAACTACCGTGTGACCATGGAGTTCGATGCCGGATACAACGGTGAACTCGAAGTCTTTGCCGAATCACGGCGGCGAATGTTTACCTCCCCCCAGCAAAGCACTTCAACTGCCCGTTGCGCGGATTTTCTGGTGGACGTTCGCGACCCGGAAGGCCAGCCCTGGCAAGATCAATCCGATCGTGGCACCTCGGGATTGAATCTGCGCATCGCACAGGGAGCCCCAGCCCTGAGCAGATTAACCTTCAGCCCGATAAGCAGTCCAACAACCCTGTTTATCGCGGGGGACTCAACCGTCGCGGACCAGCGGCCTCAGTTGTATGCACAACCCGATGCGCGATATTCCGGCTGGGGCCAGTTTATTCCGGCTTACTTTGGCAGTGGCATAGAGGTTTCAAATTACTCGGACTCCGGTGAGGGCACCCAGGCATTCAGGACCGATGGAGGCGGTTTGTGGAACCAGATTAACTCACGGTTAAAGTCTGGCGATTGGGTAATGATTCAACTGGGGCACAATGACAAAACCACCTCCGCATCTCTTTATCGCTCAAGGATTACGAATATGGTGACCGCCATTCGCAACAAAGGTGCCAATCCAATACTGATCACTCCGATGATTCGCAACACAGGGGATCCCTTGTCCGGGCAGCATGTTTGGGGAGATCTGAACATTCGCAATGAGCTTATTGGTGTGGCCAATGCGCAAAATGTCCCACTCATTGACTTGATGGAGCTTACCAGTGAATGGGCGGGCAGTATTGGGCGGTCTGCAGCACAGGCCTATTTTGTTGGCAGCGACAGGACTCACTCCAATGAAATGGGGGCGGAGCTGTTTTCCCAAATGATTGTTAATGAAATTCGCCGACAAAATATCGGCATTATTGGCTACTTGCGGAATCCATAAATTTCCCGCGCTTGTGGCCACGCTCGTTATTTTCAGCGCGTGGCCCACCCTTATCGGAGATATAATAAATGACCCGCCATATAAGATATAGATTAGTGGAAAGCTGGAAGTTGGCATCATCCCTGGTACTTTTTTCCATCTTGCTGGCTTTCTCGTCCTTCTCCTTTTCACAAAATCTGTTGACCAATCCCGGATTCGAAAACGGCACCAACGGTTGGACCCTGGACGGGGATGCCTCGGCCCAGTTTACCGAGTCTAACGGGCGCAGTGGCAGCCGCTTAACCCACTGGTCGCCGAGCTCTTCCTACACGGCCGAGACCAAACAGACGGTAACCGGGCTGGCGGCGGGGACCTACCGACTGTCGGCCTACACCGTCGGCGGCGAGACCGCCGGGTCCTGGCTCTGGGCAGACTGCAACGGTCAAAGCTTCTCAACCCCAATTCCCTCCAGCCCCTGGGGCAATTGGGCCCAGGTTGCCGTGGACAATATCCAGGTGACCGGCGCCAGCTGCGAGCTGGGCATAACGACCGAAAACAGTGAGTGGAGCAGCTTCGACGATGTGGTCTTTGAGCTGGTGTCTTCCAGCGGCAGCACCGAGGTTGTGATCGAGGAAAACACCAGCGGCTTCTGCGGCGTGGACGGCACGGTCGACAGCGACCACTCGGACTACAACGGAAGTGGCTTCGCCAACACCGACAACACCGCGGGCAACGGCGTCGACTGGCAGATCGAGGTGAGCCAGGCGGGTAGTTACACCCTGCAATGGCGCTATGCCAATGGCGGTGAAAGTGACCGTCCCGGCGATGTCTATATCGATGGCCAGGTGGAATATCAAGGAGCGTCTTTCCCGGTCACAGGAAGCTGGAGCAGCTGGGCAGATAGCCAAACCGTTGAATTATGGTTGGATCAGGGCACCCACACGGTTCGCCTTGAGGCCGTAACCAGTGCTGGATTGGGCAATGTCGATAGTGTCACCATTGCAGGTAGCAGTGTCAGTGCCAAAGACTGCGGAACACCACCCGATGGTGCCGGCGACGGAGACTATTACGTCGCGCCGAATGGCAGCGACTCAAACCCGGGCTCGCTCAATCAGCCATTCCGCACATTGCAAAAGGCCATTGATGTCGCGGGACCAGGTGACCTGGTCTACGTACGTGGTGGTGTCTACAACATCTCCAATCCCGCAATACCGTCAGCCGGCGTTAATTTCTGGAAGAGCGGTACCTCCGATAACAACCGAATCAGGTATTTCGCCTACCCGGGTGAGCGCCCGGTACTGGATTTTTCAAACCTCCAGATCCGGCCGGATCCCAACTACACCTTCGGGGTATTAGTGACTGGGTCCTATCTCCATCTCAAGGGCTTCGAAATTCGCAATGTACCCATGAACACGCGCTCGAATGTAGGCCTGAGGGTAGGTGGTAACGACGCTTATCGTAACATCTTCGAGTTGTTGGATATCCACCATATCGCCGGTGCCGGTGTGTTCGTTCATACCACCCGCGGCGGACACCTGTTCCTCAACTCGGATTCACATGACAACTATGATCCGTGGTCGCACCAGGGAAATGGCCAAAATGCGGATGGCTTTGGTGTGCACTACCAGACGTCGGGAGATGTCACGGTTTTCCGCGGTTGTCGCGCCTGGTGGAATTCAGATGATGGTTGGGATTTTATATCCCAGGAAGTACCCGTTATCGTTGAGAACAGCTGGGCGATGGGCAGCGGTTATATCAACTCCGGTGCAGACCGGGCGCCAGACGGTAACGGCGCCGGGTTCAAGATTGGAAGTAGTAAGACGGGTATTCGCCACGTTGTGCGCAACAACCTCGCCTTTGGTAACCGCGCCCAGGGCTTTTACGCAAACCACTCCTCTGGCGGTAACGACTGGTTCAACAATACCTCGTTTTCCAATGGTGTCCAGTACGACATGCTGGCCAGCACCTGGGATTCAAACGGGAACCGAACCGATGGCGTGATATTGACGGGCAGTAAACGTCACCGCATGAGGAACAATATCGGCTACCCCAACAATAACAGGAACATGCAGGGAGTGGATGACCAATATAACTCCTGGAATCTGGGAATTACGCCGACTAGCAGCGATTTTCTGAGTACGTCCGACAACGGATTTATGGGGCCGCGCCAAGCTGACGGAAGCCTGCCGGATCTGAACTTCCTGAAACTGAGCCCCAATAGCCAGATGATCGATCGCGGCGTGGATGTCGGACTCCCCTACAATGGACCCGTCCCGGACCTGGGTGCCTACGAGAGGTGATTCTTCGTTGACGGGGGAACAGGTTTCCCGGCTTTTACGCCGGGGAACCTGAGAACAAACCTGCCTCCCCAGTAGTATGAGACTTCAAATTATCGGAGATATAATAATGACTCGCCCTATAAACATAAGATTTAAATTTCTGCAGGGCTGGAAGTTGGCAAGATTCCTCATACTTTTTTCCACCTTGCTGGCTTTCTCGCCGTTCTCCTTTTCACAAAACCTGTTGACCAATCCCGGGTTCGAAAACGGTACCAACGGCTGGACTCTGGCCGAGAGCGCCTCGGCCCAGTTTACCGAATCCAACGGGCGCAGTGGCAGCCGCTTGACCCACTGGTCGTCAAGTTCTTCTTACAGGGCCGAGACCAAACAGACGGTATCGGGGCTGGCGATGGGGACCTACCGCCTGTCCGTTTACACCGTCGGCGGTGAAACCAGTGCGGCCTGGCTCTGGGCCTATTGCGATGGCCAGAGCTTCTCAACTCCCATTCCCTCCAGCCCCTGGGGCAGTTGGGCTCAGGTAGTCGTTGACAATATCTCGGTGAGCGGCGGCAGCTGCGAGCTGGGAATAACGACCGAAAACAGCGAGTGGACCAGCATCGACGATGTGGTCTTTGAACAGGTATCCGGCGGCGGTGGCCCCAGCGAGATTGTCATTGAGGAAGGCACCGGCTTCTGCGGCGTGGATGGTTCGGTCGACAGCAACCACTCGGGCTTCAATGGCAGTGGTTTCGCCAACACCGACAACGCCACGGGCGACGGCGCCGACTGGCAGGTCAACGTGCCGAGCAGCGGCGATTATACCCTGGAATGGCGGTACGCGAACGGCGGCTCGGCCAACCGGCCCGGCGAGGTGCTGATCAACGGCTCGAGTCACGCCATGGTGGATTTCCCCGTTACGGGCTCCTGGGAAAGCTGGACGTCGGCGAGCGCAGAAATTGTTTTGAGCGCCGGCGAGAATAGCATCCGCCTGCAAGCTACCGGCAGCGAGGGGCTGGGCAACATCGATTCCTTGAGCGTGACCGGCAACAGTCCGCAGGCGGTGGCCTGTGGCAATACAAATGCACAGTGTGGTAGCGGCCAGGCCAATGGCAGATTCATGGAATGTCTGGATCGAGGGGTTATTGCGCATCAGCAAGGCTCCAACGCTTTTGTCAGTTGGCGTCTGTTTGGCTACGAGCCGCGCGGTACGGCTTTCAACCTGTATCGACAGGATGGCGGCAACACGTCACTGGTCTGCTCGCGAAGCGGTAGCGACCCAACCTGGTGCTTGGATTCCAATGAATCCGCCAATTCAGAGTATTTCGTGCGCCCCGTCGTTAATGGCGATGAAGGCGAGCCCAGTGCCAGTGCATCCCTGCTTCCGAGGCACTGGATTGAAATTCCCCTGGCACCGGCGCCATCCGGCGCGGATGTCCGCCTCGGCTGGGTCGGAGACCTGACAGGCAACGGCGAATACGAGGTGATTGTGGACCGCAAAAGCTCTCAATCGCCAAAGGTGGATGCCTACACCCTGAGCGGTGAATTCCTGTGGCGTTTGGACACGGGGCCACTGGGCGTCAATCAAAACAATATCGAAGGCGGTGCCACCACCATCAGCAATGGCCACAACGACGGGCTGACCGTGTTTGACTTTGACAGCAATGGCAAAGCGGAAGTGGCGATAAAGACGGCCAATGGCTTCGTGTTCGGAGATGGGCAAACGCTGAACCACAACAACAATAATGATCAGTTTGTTTCCATTGTCAATGGAGAGACCGGTGCTGAAATAACGCGTGCGCCCCTGCCCGACGACTATATCTCTGATGGCCCCCTTCAGTGTCATTTCGGCGCTGGCTACCTGGACGGCCAAAACCCCAGCGTAGTCACCAAATGCAAAAACCGCGTAGGCAGTGGCGGCTTCAACCTGGTAGTCACTACCTATGATTTTGACGGAACCCAATTGACACGGCGCTGGAAGTACAACCGTGACTGGGGCGCCAGCCACGACTTCCATCAAATACGCATAATGGACGTTGACGGCGACGGCATGGACGAAGTGCTGGATGGCGGTTACGCACTTGATCAGGACGGAACGGTACTCTACGACCTGCGCGGGAATGGCGTTGTTCATGGCGACCGTTTTCATATCACCGACATTGACCCGACCCACCCCGGTTTGGAGGGATTTGCAATCCAGCAGGATAATCCCAACGGATTGGAAACCTACTACTACGATGCGGCCACCGGCGAAATCCTGCGTGCATATTATAATCCCACCGGTGGCACTGGCAGGGATTTGGGCCGTGGCACTGTCGCCGACATTTTCCCCGAGCACCTTGGCATGGAATACTGGAGTTTCAATGGGCTCTATTCCGCAAGTGGCGAAGTGCTCATACCGGAAGCCGGCGACCTTCGAAATGTGCCCTGGCCAAACTTCGAAGTTCAGTGGGACGGTGACCTGAGCAGCGAGTTGCTGGACCAAAACCGGGTTGGTGATTGGGATACGCAGGCGCAAGAACGCAATACCTACGTCTGGCGGGAAAGCTTCGACGGTTTGGTCCAAGCACGGGGCGCGCTGCCGTTTTTCGGTGACATTCTCGGTGACTGGCGTGAAGAAGTTATCATTGAAGCGTCTGACCATTCGCACTTGAAGATTTACACAACGGGCTACCAAACTGATCATCGGATTTACACCCTGCCTCATAACCCCGGCTACCGCAACAGCATGACGGTTCAGGGG carries:
- a CDS encoding carbohydrate-binding domain-containing protein produces the protein MTRHIRYRLVESWKLASSLVLFSILLAFSSFSFSQNLLTNPGFENGTNGWTLDGDASAQFTESNGRSGSRLTHWSPSSSYTAETKQTVTGLAAGTYRLSAYTVGGETAGSWLWADCNGQSFSTPIPSSPWGNWAQVAVDNIQVTGASCELGITTENSEWSSFDDVVFELVSSSGSTEVVIEENTSGFCGVDGTVDSDHSDYNGSGFANTDNTAGNGVDWQIEVSQAGSYTLQWRYANGGESDRPGDVYIDGQVEYQGASFPVTGSWSSWADSQTVELWLDQGTHTVRLEAVTSAGLGNVDSVTIAGSSVSAKDCGTPPDGAGDGDYYVAPNGSDSNPGSLNQPFRTLQKAIDVAGPGDLVYVRGGVYNISNPAIPSAGVNFWKSGTSDNNRIRYFAYPGERPVLDFSNLQIRPDPNYTFGVLVTGSYLHLKGFEIRNVPMNTRSNVGLRVGGNDAYRNIFELLDIHHIAGAGVFVHTTRGGHLFLNSDSHDNYDPWSHQGNGQNADGFGVHYQTSGDVTVFRGCRAWWNSDDGWDFISQEVPVIVENSWAMGSGYINSGADRAPDGNGAGFKIGSSKTGIRHVVRNNLAFGNRAQGFYANHSSGGNDWFNNTSFSNGVQYDMLASTWDSNGNRTDGVILTGSKRHRMRNNIGYPNNNRNMQGVDDQYNSWNLGITPTSSDFLSTSDNGFMGPRQADGSLPDLNFLKLSPNSQMIDRGVDVGLPYNGPVPDLGAYER
- a CDS encoding CBM35 domain-containing protein; the encoded protein is MIHNIKHRLVQSWKLAGSLVLFSTLLAFSSYSFSQNLLTNPGFESGTSGWTLDGDASAQFTESSGRSGNRLTHWSSSSSYSAETKQTVTGLAAGTYRLSAYTVGGETAGAWLWAYCGGQNFSTPIPSSPWGSWAQVVVDNILVSGGSCELGITTENSEWSSFDDVVFEWVSGGGPGELVIEEATGFCSVDGSVDSNHSGYNGRGFANTDNAAGNGVEWRVQVPAGGSYELEWRYANASDNNRAGSVVVNGNSVATVDFPSTGAWETWAVATATISLDAGENTIRLEAISGEGLGNIDSLSVTGDSPQAIGCGNNSGDCGEGNPDSQFSCSGDPAVCLLGGGVGNYRVTMEFDAGYNGELEVFAESRRRMFTSPQQSTSTARCADFLVDVRDPEGQPWQDQSDRGTSGLNLRIAQGAPALSRLTFSPISSPTTLFIAGDSTVADQRPQLYAQPDARYSGWGQFIPAYFGSGIEVSNYSDSGEGTQAFRTDGGGLWNQINSRLKSGDWVMIQLGHNDKTTSASLYRSRITNMVTAIRNKGANPILITPMIRNTGDPLSGQHVWGDLNIRNELIGVANAQNVPLIDLMELTSEWAGSIGRSAAQAYFVGSDRTHSNEMGAELFSQMIVNEIRRQNIGIIGYLRNP
- a CDS encoding glycosyl hydrolase 53 family protein, with translation MTNNIRHKFAQRGELTRTLVLFSILLAFSPFSFSQNLLTNPGFENGTNGWTLDGDASAQFTESNGRSGSRLTHWSSSSSYTAETKQTVTGLAAGTYRLSAYTVGGETAGAQLWANCNGQSFSTPVPSSPWGSWAQVTVDNIEVSGTSCEVGISTENSEWTSIDDVVFELVSASGNTEVLIQENAAGFCSVDGSVDSDHDGFTGSGFANTDNAAGNGVEWRVYVPAGGSYQLEWRYANAPENNRAGSVVVNDTGVATVDFPSTGAWDSWSAATATISLNAGENSIRLEAISGEGLGNIDSLLVTGNNPQAVDCGGNPGNGDIFRPDYILGADITWTLEQESIGRTYRDQGQTKSLERILVDHGFNFIRLRTFVCPECPGGYLDNLYSGAGPTENWADTAHTIDMAQRVKACGMGVFLNFHLSDNWASIGHQERPSQWQGMSNAQIRAASYNYSKGVLDQMVAAGVKPDMVQCGNENNTHVAGYSYNDWAGFSGVMNSCLQAVRDTDPDIITVVQHGRPRPDGDFPFWVDRIFGSNPPIDADVVCGSTYGTTNNGGDWWDMFNYVIDTTGKPVMSCEYTNQRRDLVNNTFLNLPNDMGWGSFIWEPTAYGDSRPFSFSNGVYSTNSAMDEYARIAQEAGLPVPSKPASQLQGTTCQ
- a CDS encoding carbohydrate-binding protein — its product is MTRPINIRFKFLQGWKLARFLILFSTLLAFSPFSFSQNLLTNPGFENGTNGWTLAESASAQFTESNGRSGSRLTHWSSSSSYRAETKQTVSGLAMGTYRLSVYTVGGETSAAWLWAYCDGQSFSTPIPSSPWGSWAQVVVDNISVSGGSCELGITTENSEWTSIDDVVFEQVSGGGGPSEIVIEEGTGFCGVDGSVDSNHSGFNGSGFANTDNATGDGADWQVNVPSSGDYTLEWRYANGGSANRPGEVLINGSSHAMVDFPVTGSWESWTSASAEIVLSAGENSIRLQATGSEGLGNIDSLSVTGNSPQAVACGNTNAQCGSGQANGRFMECLDRGVIAHQQGSNAFVSWRLFGYEPRGTAFNLYRQDGGNTSLVCSRSGSDPTWCLDSNESANSEYFVRPVVNGDEGEPSASASLLPRHWIEIPLAPAPSGADVRLGWVGDLTGNGEYEVIVDRKSSQSPKVDAYTLSGEFLWRLDTGPLGVNQNNIEGGATTISNGHNDGLTVFDFDSNGKAEVAIKTANGFVFGDGQTLNHNNNNDQFVSIVNGETGAEITRAPLPDDYISDGPLQCHFGAGYLDGQNPSVVTKCKNRVGSGGFNLVVTTYDFDGTQLTRRWKYNRDWGASHDFHQIRIMDVDGDGMDEVLDGGYALDQDGTVLYDLRGNGVVHGDRFHITDIDPTHPGLEGFAIQQDNPNGLETYYYDAATGEILRAYYNPTGGTGRDLGRGTVADIFPEHLGMEYWSFNGLYSASGEVLIPEAGDLRNVPWPNFEVQWDGDLSSELLDQNRVGDWDTQAQERNTYVWRESFDGLVQARGALPFFGDILGDWREEVIIEASDHSHLKIYTTGYQTDHRIYTLPHNPGYRNSMTVQGYKQSHHVDYYLGEGMSVPPKPLIRPAPRP